From the genome of Nitrosomonas sp., one region includes:
- the atpD gene encoding F0F1 ATP synthase subunit beta, translated as MKNFTTLESSYPHGEVVAVMGNVVDVHFPPPLPARNFQLLAGATGQVVLEVQTHLDPSTVRCVALNATRRLGRGMRVCNTGATLQMPVGLGLLGRMLNVFGETIDGINKPIDAQAYWSIHRPLLPLAERTTSTEIFETGIKAIDLLAPLERGGKSGMFGGAGVGKTVLINELINNMAEQYEGISLFCGIGERMREAEEMYRAMEESGVLEKAVLIYGQMNEPPGARFRVGHAALTVAEYFRDVIKRDVLLLIDNVFRFVQSGTEVSGLMGRIPSRVGYQPTLATELAKLEERICSSQNGSITSVQAVYVPADDLTDPSATHIFAHLSASIVLSRKRASQGFYPAIDPLQTESKMLTPTIVGKRHYRVAQTVRSTLAEYEELKDIIAMLGIEELSREDRLTVSKARRLERFMTQPFFTTEQFTGQVGKRISLEQTIEGCERILSGEFSEVSEKAFYMIGSVDEINRG; from the coding sequence ATGAAGAACTTCACGACACTTGAATCCAGCTATCCTCACGGAGAGGTTGTTGCGGTGATGGGGAACGTCGTTGATGTGCATTTTCCGCCGCCGCTTCCGGCACGAAATTTTCAATTGCTGGCAGGTGCAACCGGACAGGTTGTACTGGAAGTTCAGACACATCTGGATCCTTCAACAGTACGCTGTGTCGCATTGAACGCAACACGCCGTTTGGGAAGAGGTATGCGGGTTTGTAATACCGGCGCTACATTACAAATGCCGGTAGGTCTGGGATTGCTCGGACGCATGTTGAATGTGTTTGGAGAAACGATTGATGGAATCAATAAGCCAATTGACGCTCAAGCGTACTGGTCCATACATCGCCCCTTGCTGCCACTGGCGGAGAGAACCACAAGCACCGAAATTTTTGAGACCGGCATTAAAGCCATTGATCTGTTGGCGCCACTGGAGCGCGGCGGTAAGTCGGGCATGTTTGGCGGCGCAGGTGTCGGCAAAACAGTCTTGATCAATGAGCTGATTAACAATATGGCCGAGCAATACGAAGGCATCAGTTTGTTTTGTGGTATTGGTGAACGTATGCGCGAGGCTGAGGAAATGTATCGGGCCATGGAAGAATCGGGTGTTTTGGAAAAAGCAGTGTTGATCTATGGGCAGATGAATGAACCGCCCGGAGCGCGATTTCGTGTTGGGCATGCGGCTTTGACCGTCGCTGAATATTTCCGCGATGTGATCAAACGGGATGTTTTATTGCTGATCGATAACGTGTTTCGCTTTGTTCAGTCAGGCACGGAAGTGTCGGGATTGATGGGGCGTATACCGTCACGCGTTGGTTACCAACCTACACTCGCTACCGAATTGGCCAAACTGGAGGAGCGTATCTGCAGCTCGCAAAACGGCAGTATTACCTCGGTACAGGCAGTTTACGTGCCTGCCGATGATCTGACCGATCCGTCTGCAACTCATATTTTTGCGCACTTATCCGCCTCCATCGTATTATCCCGGAAACGCGCCAGTCAGGGTTTTTATCCGGCAATCGATCCTTTGCAGACTGAGTCAAAAATGCTTACGCCTACAATTGTCGGCAAACGTCATTATCGTGTTGCTCAAACTGTACGGAGCACGCTTGCCGAGTATGAAGAGCTCAAGGATATTATCGCCATGCTCGGGATAGAAGAGCTTTCCCGTGAGGATCGATTAACTGTCAGTAAGGCACGCCGCCTGGAGCGTTTCATGACCCAGCCATTTTTCACAACTGAACAGTTCACCGGACAGGTAGGTAAACGAATTTCCCTTGAACAGACGATTGAAGGGTGTGAACGCATTTTGTCAGGCGAATTTTCGGAAGTTAGTGAGAAGGCCTTTTATATGATTGGTTCAGTCGATGAAATAAATCGTGGATAA
- a CDS encoding F0F1 ATP synthase subunit epsilon, with the protein MQLQVLLPTEILVDEKVIKVIAEAENGSFCLLPRHIDFVAALKPGILSFYSPDGEEGFVAVDEGVLVKCGCDVFVSTLNGVRGTNLDQLQALIDERFLELDEHERKARTALARLEAGTLRGFKELREQKR; encoded by the coding sequence ATGCAGTTACAAGTGCTGTTGCCTACCGAAATACTGGTTGATGAAAAGGTGATTAAAGTAATCGCCGAGGCTGAAAATGGTTCGTTTTGCTTGCTGCCGAGGCATATTGACTTTGTTGCCGCATTGAAACCCGGTATTCTCAGTTTCTATTCGCCGGATGGTGAAGAGGGCTTTGTCGCCGTCGATGAAGGTGTTCTGGTTAAATGCGGATGTGACGTGTTTGTTTCCACGCTAAATGGCGTTCGGGGTACTAACCTAGATCAGTTGCAGGCACTTATCGATGAGCGTTTTCTCGAACTTGATGAACATGAGCGCAAGGCTCGCACGGCGTTAGCACGGCTTGAAGCGGGTACTTTGCGTGGATTCAAAGAGTTGCGGGAACAGAAACGGTAA
- a CDS encoding TetR/AcrR family transcriptional regulator codes for MKKGRPLGFDPNKTLEIAMNIFWEKGYDRTTLEDILDAANISKSSFYNAYGNKYKIFEKSLDLFCDNQIAMVEKGLSHFSNGREFLEAFLRSIVQSARLKEPHLGCFLVNTAHEFAGRDAHVSQKLNGSTLRLNGILQEAIINGQSAGVINQRKEPGTLAFYIMSNIAGIRSMVSAQVDPDRLDEIVDVTLAALD; via the coding sequence ATGAAGAAAGGAAGACCTCTAGGATTCGATCCTAATAAAACGCTGGAAATTGCCATGAACATTTTCTGGGAAAAGGGATATGACAGAACAACGCTCGAAGATATACTCGATGCCGCGAATATTTCAAAAAGCAGTTTTTATAATGCCTACGGTAATAAGTACAAAATATTCGAAAAAAGCCTTGATCTTTTTTGCGATAACCAAATAGCAATGGTTGAAAAAGGTTTGAGTCATTTTTCGAATGGGCGTGAATTTCTTGAGGCATTTTTACGTAGTATTGTTCAGAGTGCGCGGTTAAAAGAACCGCATCTTGGCTGTTTCTTAGTAAATACTGCACATGAATTTGCGGGGCGCGATGCTCATGTATCTCAAAAGTTGAATGGTTCAACTTTGAGACTTAATGGGATATTGCAAGAGGCTATTATAAATGGACAATCAGCCGGTGTCATTAATCAAAGGAAAGAGCCGGGCACGTTAGCTTTTTACATAATGTCAAATATTGCAGGTATTCGTTCGATGGTTTCTGCACAGGTCGACCCGGACCGACTTGACGAGATTGTAGATGTTACCCTCGCTGCGCTTGATTAA
- a CDS encoding CNP1-like family protein: MNQRMKMPYFLLIGMLLLSACAAKKEFKDEFDAEKKWIEQLSQLPPYPDASNLIAFDAGSITDYKHFVDATSISIGQDGVIRFTLVTQSSTGAMNISFEGIRCATNERKLYAIGRDDKTWSEPRESEWQPLSFVRQFYAQRELSKNLFCPHKQIVGSPEEAIRTLRQGVHPSVQRYR; the protein is encoded by the coding sequence ATGAATCAACGAATGAAAATGCCGTATTTCCTGCTTATCGGCATGCTGCTGCTCTCTGCATGCGCGGCTAAAAAGGAATTCAAAGACGAATTTGACGCCGAGAAAAAATGGATTGAGCAGTTATCCCAATTGCCGCCCTACCCTGATGCAAGCAATCTGATTGCATTTGATGCAGGCTCAATCACAGACTATAAACATTTTGTAGACGCAACATCCATCAGTATTGGCCAAGACGGCGTAATACGTTTTACCCTGGTCACCCAGTCCTCAACGGGAGCAATGAATATCAGCTTTGAAGGCATCCGCTGTGCAACAAACGAGAGAAAACTATATGCAATAGGGCGCGACGACAAAACCTGGTCGGAACCCAGGGAATCCGAATGGCAACCGCTCAGTTTCGTCCGACAGTTCTATGCGCAACGCGAACTGTCCAAAAACCTGTTCTGTCCGCATAAACAGATTGTCGGCAGCCCTGAAGAGGCAATCAGGACATTAAGACAGGGAGTGCACCCATCCGTTCAACGCTATCGTTAG
- a CDS encoding DUF3501 family protein, whose product MTNITRDSLLTLEDYAKVRKEKRKEVMAHKKSRKIPLGNHITLFFEDEITIRYQIQEMLHVERIFQEDEIVHELNTYLPLVPDGSNWKATMMIEYPDPAERAARLAEMVGIEDRVWVKIGDFPAVYAIADEDLDRENDEKTSSVHFLRFELTRDMIAALHHHSTLSMGIDHPAYQATIDPVDELSKASLTNDLVCA is encoded by the coding sequence ATGACCAATATTACACGCGACAGCCTATTAACATTGGAAGATTACGCCAAAGTACGTAAAGAAAAGCGTAAAGAAGTCATGGCGCATAAAAAATCACGCAAAATCCCGCTCGGTAATCACATCACTCTTTTTTTTGAGGACGAAATTACTATCCGTTATCAAATTCAGGAAATGCTGCATGTGGAACGCATCTTTCAGGAAGACGAAATCGTTCATGAACTGAACACCTACCTGCCGCTTGTACCCGATGGATCAAACTGGAAAGCCACGATGATGATTGAATACCCCGATCCGGCGGAACGCGCCGCCCGTCTTGCGGAAATGGTCGGCATCGAAGACAGGGTCTGGGTAAAAATCGGCGATTTTCCAGCCGTATACGCGATTGCCGATGAAGATCTGGATCGCGAAAATGATGAAAAAACATCGTCCGTGCATTTTTTGCGCTTTGAACTGACACGTGACATGATAGCAGCATTGCATCACCATAGCACGTTGTCTATGGGTATTGATCACCCAGCGTATCAAGCAACGATCGATCCGGTTGACGAACTAAGCAAGGCATCATTGACCAATGACCTGGTCTGTGCATAA
- a CDS encoding Fe-S oxidoreductase, producing the protein MATREGSLEAPKRNPIDWKNIDFYNEASLTNEMERVFDVCHGCRRCVNLCTAFPRLFDLIDEGATGELDGVEKNKFWEVVERCFLCDMCFMTKCPYVPPHEWNIDFPHLMLRAKAVKYKNKGANFRDKLLSNTDLVGKIATIPVIAQSVNTLNKNTIARKLMDSSLGIHAERKLPDYAANKFRTSARTNMTFMVRDGERTPGKVAIYSTCYINYNEPGIGHDLLRILEHNEIPTLLVEKEVCCGMPKLELGDLDTIEQLKNKNIPHLLKLAQDGFAILSAVPSCTLMFKQELPLLFPDDEAVHAVAAAMFDPFEYFILRNQDQLLKTDFKTSLGKVAYHIPCHQRVQNIGKKTRDVLQLIPDTEINVVERCSGHDGTWGVKSEYFADSMKIGRPVFRQMAANKPDYISSDCAIAARHIEQGMGSENTAQKKHPLSLLRMAYEGQAHHNRAIEPKNESENNNSD; encoded by the coding sequence ATGGCCACACGCGAAGGCAGTCTTGAAGCACCCAAGCGTAATCCGATAGACTGGAAAAACATCGATTTCTACAATGAAGCCAGTCTGACAAATGAAATGGAGCGCGTTTTCGACGTTTGTCATGGGTGCCGGCGTTGCGTCAATCTGTGCACCGCATTTCCACGTCTTTTCGATCTGATTGACGAAGGCGCCACCGGGGAACTGGACGGTGTGGAGAAAAACAAATTCTGGGAAGTTGTCGAACGCTGTTTCTTATGCGATATGTGTTTCATGACCAAATGCCCTTATGTACCGCCGCATGAATGGAATATCGATTTTCCGCATTTAATGCTGCGCGCCAAGGCCGTGAAGTATAAAAACAAAGGTGCAAATTTTAGGGACAAACTACTATCGAACACGGATCTTGTCGGCAAAATTGCAACGATTCCGGTCATTGCCCAGAGTGTTAATACCTTGAATAAAAACACTATTGCGCGTAAGCTAATGGACAGTTCGCTCGGCATTCACGCAGAGAGAAAACTACCCGACTACGCTGCAAATAAATTTCGCACCAGCGCCAGAACCAATATGACATTCATGGTCAGAGACGGCGAACGCACCCCGGGTAAAGTTGCGATCTATTCCACCTGCTACATCAATTATAACGAGCCCGGCATCGGTCATGATTTACTCAGAATTCTCGAACATAATGAAATACCCACACTGCTTGTTGAAAAAGAAGTTTGCTGTGGCATGCCCAAGCTGGAACTCGGAGACCTGGATACGATTGAACAACTCAAAAATAAAAATATTCCTCATTTATTGAAACTGGCCCAAGACGGGTTTGCCATTCTCTCTGCCGTGCCCTCCTGCACATTGATGTTCAAACAGGAGTTACCGCTGCTGTTTCCCGATGATGAGGCTGTACACGCTGTCGCAGCAGCCATGTTTGATCCATTTGAGTATTTTATATTGAGAAATCAGGATCAATTATTGAAAACGGATTTCAAAACTTCGCTGGGAAAGGTGGCCTATCATATCCCTTGTCATCAGCGTGTGCAGAATATCGGAAAAAAAACACGCGATGTTTTGCAGTTGATTCCGGATACCGAAATCAATGTCGTGGAACGCTGCTCCGGACATGACGGCACCTGGGGCGTCAAAAGCGAATATTTTGCCGATTCAATGAAAATAGGACGCCCCGTTTTCCGGCAAATGGCCGCGAATAAACCTGACTATATCAGCTCCGACTGCGCCATTGCCGCGCGTCATATTGAACAAGGAATGGGAAGCGAAAATACCGCACAGAAAAAGCACCCACTTTCCTTGTTGCGCATGGCATATGAAGGTCAAGCGCATCATAACCGGGCGATTGAACCAAAAAACGAATCTGAAAACAATAATTCTGATTAG
- a CDS encoding rubrerythrin family protein translates to MELKGSKTENNLKAAFAGESQANRRYLYFASKADVEGQNDVAAVFRSTAEGETGHAHGHLEYLESCGDPATGLAFGSSRDNLKTAIAGETHEYTDMYPGMAKTARDEGFDEIADWFETLAKAERSHANRFQRALDSLTD, encoded by the coding sequence ATGGAACTTAAAGGATCAAAAACCGAAAATAATCTGAAAGCAGCTTTTGCTGGCGAATCTCAAGCCAATCGCCGTTATTTGTATTTTGCGTCTAAAGCAGATGTTGAGGGTCAAAATGATGTCGCGGCTGTGTTCCGTTCAACCGCCGAGGGCGAAACCGGACATGCGCATGGACATCTTGAATATCTGGAATCTTGTGGCGATCCGGCCACCGGTCTGGCTTTTGGTTCATCTCGCGACAATCTGAAAACAGCAATCGCCGGTGAAACACACGAATATACCGATATGTACCCTGGCATGGCAAAAACAGCACGCGATGAAGGTTTTGACGAAATCGCCGACTGGTTTGAAACCCTGGCCAAAGCCGAACGTTCTCATGCAAACCGCTTTCAACGTGCGCTTGACAGCCTGACCGACTAG
- a CDS encoding NnrS family protein, translating into MFTNLSFWRHISAAPHRSLFLAGALQGIFTLVWWVYDLAGRYAIFGTLQIWSIAPTWAHAFLMIYGFFPFFIFGFLFTTYPNWMNEKKITPRVYMTTCLLMAAGVALFYTGLAYGKWLTVLGVIAMLAGFANAFKALLDILLQAKGQDRRHASVTSSALFMGCLGITAYLLWLLTDTHFLLDFSRHAGIWFFLTPILLAVSHRMIPFFSSRVLENYVVVRPYWMLWIMLACTVAHGLLQLVGYPKYLWIADLTLALCALYLSLRWGFLRSFQVSLLAVLHVSFAWFSFSMLLYGLQSLVFMQTEENTWIFGMAPLHALAIGYFASMVLGMASRVTIGHSGQPLVLDRYTWQLFIGFQAAVILRILPDIIPVFGQFTPILYLLAGLVWLSCFILWAAHYIPIYWRPRIDGKPG; encoded by the coding sequence ATGTTCACTAATTTAAGTTTCTGGCGTCATATTTCAGCAGCACCGCATCGCAGTCTTTTTCTAGCGGGTGCGCTTCAAGGTATTTTTACATTAGTCTGGTGGGTTTATGATCTGGCTGGACGGTATGCCATATTTGGCACTTTACAGATTTGGAGTATCGCACCGACCTGGGCACATGCTTTTTTAATGATTTACGGTTTTTTTCCATTCTTTATTTTCGGTTTTCTGTTTACCACCTATCCAAACTGGATGAATGAAAAAAAAATCACGCCCCGCGTTTATATGACAACCTGTCTGTTAATGGCTGCTGGCGTTGCATTGTTTTATACCGGTCTGGCATATGGAAAATGGCTTACCGTTCTCGGCGTAATCGCAATGCTGGCAGGTTTTGCTAATGCCTTTAAAGCGTTGCTGGATATTCTTCTTCAGGCGAAAGGCCAGGACCGGCGCCATGCCAGTGTAACCAGTTCGGCTCTGTTTATGGGATGCCTCGGCATTACCGCGTATTTACTTTGGCTGTTAACGGACACCCATTTTCTTTTGGATTTTTCACGTCATGCGGGCATCTGGTTTTTTCTAACGCCCATTTTACTGGCTGTTTCACACCGCATGATTCCTTTTTTCTCCAGTCGGGTACTGGAAAACTATGTCGTTGTCCGACCCTACTGGATGCTATGGATCATGCTGGCCTGTACTGTTGCGCATGGTTTATTGCAATTGGTAGGTTACCCAAAATATCTATGGATTGCAGACTTGACGCTGGCTTTATGTGCGCTGTACTTATCCCTTCGATGGGGATTCCTGCGCAGCTTTCAGGTCAGTCTGCTGGCCGTCTTGCATGTTTCCTTTGCGTGGTTCAGTTTTTCAATGTTGTTGTACGGATTGCAAAGCCTTGTATTCATGCAGACTGAAGAAAACACATGGATATTCGGCATGGCGCCGTTACACGCTCTGGCCATCGGTTATTTTGCCAGCATGGTGCTCGGCATGGCTTCGCGGGTGACCATTGGTCACTCCGGTCAGCCCTTGGTATTGGATCGATACACCTGGCAGTTATTTATCGGCTTTCAAGCCGCTGTCATACTGAGAATATTACCCGATATCATTCCAGTTTTTGGCCAATTCACACCGATACTTTATCTGCTCGCCGGACTGGTCTGGTTATCTTGTTTCATTTTATGGGCGGCACACTATATACCGATTTACTGGCGGCCCCGGATTGACGGCAAGCCTGGTTAA
- a CDS encoding PHP domain-containing protein — protein MLNIDLHCHSTVSDGVLTPAQLVERAFQRGVKLLALTDHDDVAGLEEARSAAFEKNITFINGVEISVSWRGRTIHVLGLNVDPSYPPLVEGLAAIRAGRTQRARNIAAALEKVGVEGSLEGAYTFVGARGLIGRTHFARFLIEKGYAKDMKSVFKNYLVKGKPGYAHHEWAALSETIDWIIASGGRAVIAHPARYNLGKNVLNDLLDEFCALGGSALEVISASHTAQQTEIFAGHAKNNNLLVSCGSDFHGPNESYYDLGRLPELPAGCVPVWHDWNVPPNI, from the coding sequence ATGCTCAATATTGACCTGCATTGCCATTCCACTGTTTCTGATGGTGTTTTGACCCCTGCGCAACTGGTTGAACGCGCATTCCAACGGGGTGTAAAACTACTGGCGTTAACGGATCATGATGATGTTGCCGGACTGGAAGAAGCGCGTTCGGCCGCGTTTGAGAAAAATATCACATTTATCAATGGCGTGGAAATTTCTGTCAGTTGGCGAGGACGCACCATACATGTGCTTGGCCTGAATGTCGACCCAAGTTACCCGCCACTTGTTGAAGGTCTTGCCGCAATCAGGGCAGGGCGGACTCAACGTGCACGGAATATCGCGGCTGCTCTGGAAAAAGTCGGGGTTGAGGGCAGTCTTGAAGGGGCATATACTTTTGTGGGTGCGCGTGGTTTGATTGGCCGTACCCATTTTGCCCGGTTTTTAATTGAAAAAGGCTATGCCAAGGATATGAAATCGGTTTTCAAAAATTATCTGGTTAAAGGAAAGCCAGGGTATGCACACCATGAATGGGCGGCATTAAGTGAAACAATTGACTGGATAATCGCGAGCGGCGGCAGGGCTGTTATTGCACATCCGGCAAGGTATAATTTGGGAAAAAATGTATTAAATGACTTGCTCGATGAATTTTGCGCATTAGGCGGCAGCGCGCTTGAGGTGATCAGTGCCAGTCATACAGCACAACAGACAGAGATTTTTGCCGGACACGCGAAGAATAATAATTTGTTGGTTTCCTGCGGCTCGGATTTTCATGGACCCAATGAAAGTTACTATGATTTAGGTCGATTGCCCGAATTGCCGGCGGGGTGTGTTCCGGTGTGGCATGATTGGAATGTGCCCCCAAATATTTAA
- a CDS encoding threonylcarbamoyl-AMP synthase: MAQFFSIHTENPHSRLIKQAVNIVRKGGVIVYPTDSSYALGCQIGDKDAMSRIRTIRQVDEKHHFTLVCRNLAEISLYAKVDNAQYRLLKATTPGSYTFILEASREVPRRLQHPKRYTIGLRVPDHPVALALLEEMDEPLLSSTLILPGDELPMTDAEEIRDRLEHQVDLVMDAGSCGLEMTSVIDLTDDVPLLVRKGKGDLDPFGIENGY, from the coding sequence ATGGCTCAATTTTTTTCGATTCATACAGAAAATCCGCATTCACGTCTAATCAAGCAGGCCGTTAATATTGTACGGAAAGGGGGGGTTATTGTTTATCCTACCGATTCGAGTTATGCGTTGGGTTGCCAGATTGGCGATAAGGATGCAATGTCAAGAATACGTACGATACGTCAGGTGGATGAAAAACATCACTTTACGCTTGTTTGTCGGAATCTTGCGGAAATTTCACTATATGCCAAAGTGGACAATGCTCAATACCGGTTACTGAAAGCAACGACGCCGGGCAGTTATACCTTTATATTGGAGGCGAGCCGTGAGGTTCCGCGCCGTCTGCAACATCCCAAGCGTTATACGATTGGTTTGCGTGTCCCGGATCATCCTGTGGCTCTGGCATTGTTGGAGGAGATGGATGAGCCTTTGTTGAGCTCGACCTTGATTCTACCGGGAGATGAACTCCCCATGACTGATGCCGAGGAAATCCGGGACCGGCTGGAACATCAGGTCGATCTGGTGATGGATGCAGGTTCGTGCGGCCTGGAAATGACCTCAGTGATCGATCTGACTGATGACGTGCCTTTGCTTGTCAGGAAAGGCAAAGGCGATCTTGATCCTTTCGGAATTGAAAATGGATATTGA
- a CDS encoding site-2 protease family protein, translated as MDSIIQGITIYALPVIFAITLHEAAHGYVAKYFGDFTAFNQGRISLNPTKHIDPVGTILVPASLFIISKITMGAGFLFGWAKPVPVNFANLRHPKQDMLWVAAAGPGANLVMAFFWALVIKLAMVMPINDLTKPMILMGIAGIEINVILMVLNLLPLPPLDGGRMAVSLLPHRIAYHFAKIEPYGFMILLVLLISGVLGVIVWPLITFMKLMIVSFFGLYV; from the coding sequence ATTGACAGTATTATCCAGGGAATAACAATCTATGCATTACCGGTTATTTTTGCCATTACCTTACACGAAGCTGCGCATGGTTATGTGGCCAAGTATTTTGGCGATTTTACCGCTTTTAATCAAGGACGTATCAGTCTTAATCCGACAAAACATATCGATCCTGTCGGTACCATTCTAGTGCCAGCGTCACTGTTCATTATCAGTAAAATCACAATGGGCGCGGGTTTTCTTTTTGGCTGGGCCAAACCGGTGCCGGTTAATTTTGCTAACCTTCGCCACCCTAAACAGGATATGCTGTGGGTTGCCGCCGCAGGCCCGGGCGCCAACCTGGTTATGGCTTTCTTTTGGGCGCTGGTAATAAAGCTCGCCATGGTCATGCCCATCAATGATTTAACCAAGCCCATGATATTGATGGGTATTGCCGGTATCGAGATTAACGTTATTTTGATGGTGTTGAATTTGTTGCCATTGCCGCCGCTGGATGGAGGTCGTATGGCGGTGAGTCTTTTGCCGCACAGGATTGCTTATCACTTTGCCAAAATTGAACCGTATGGGTTTATGATTTTGCTGGTGCTGCTAATCAGCGGTGTGTTGGGCGTCATTGTCTGGCCGCTGATAACTTTTATGAAATTAATGATTGTTTCTTTTTTCGGATTATACGTCTGA
- a CDS encoding tryptophan--tRNA ligase produces the protein MFADRVLSGMRPTGNLHLGHYHGVLKNWVELQQQYECLFFVADWHALTTHYDSPEIIEKNVWDMVIDWLAAGVDPSKAILFIQSKVPAHAELYLLLSMMTPLGWLERVPTYKDQQEKLMEKDLSTHGFLGYPLLQSADILIYRANRVPVGEDQAPHIEFTREICRRFNHIYGKEPGFEEKAEVAIKKLGSKKSRLYSELRNRYQEQGDDSALAEAKSLLEGQQNLSMGDKERLFGYLEGGGKMILCEPETLLTKASRMPGLDGQKMSKSYNNTISLREESESVRKKIRTMPTDPARVRRTDPGNPAVCPVWQFHLVYSDDETCKWVQHGCTTAEIGCLDCKSPVIEKVLAAQEPMHDRARMYEEDPVLVRNIIADGCEKANQLAEETMRDVRAAIGLDYS, from the coding sequence ATGTTTGCTGATCGCGTTTTATCGGGGATGCGCCCTACGGGTAATTTACATTTGGGACATTATCATGGTGTGTTAAAAAACTGGGTTGAACTACAGCAGCAGTATGAATGCCTTTTTTTTGTCGCTGACTGGCATGCGCTGACGACGCATTATGATTCACCGGAAATTATTGAGAAAAATGTCTGGGACATGGTGATTGATTGGCTTGCTGCCGGTGTTGATCCATCAAAAGCAATTTTGTTTATACAGTCCAAGGTGCCTGCGCATGCGGAATTATATCTGTTATTGTCGATGATGACGCCACTGGGCTGGCTCGAACGCGTCCCGACTTATAAGGATCAGCAGGAAAAACTGATGGAAAAAGACCTCAGTACCCATGGTTTCTTGGGTTATCCATTGCTGCAAAGCGCTGATATTTTGATTTATCGCGCAAACCGGGTGCCGGTCGGTGAAGACCAGGCGCCGCATATCGAATTTACGCGTGAGATTTGCAGGCGTTTTAATCATATTTACGGCAAGGAGCCCGGTTTTGAAGAAAAAGCCGAAGTCGCCATTAAAAAGCTGGGTTCAAAAAAATCAAGATTATATAGTGAACTGCGCAATCGTTATCAGGAACAGGGTGACGACAGCGCTTTGGCGGAAGCCAAGTCACTACTCGAAGGACAGCAAAATCTCAGTATGGGTGACAAAGAACGGTTATTCGGCTATCTCGAAGGCGGCGGAAAAATGATCTTGTGTGAGCCGGAAACACTGCTGACAAAGGCTTCGCGTATGCCCGGGCTGGACGGTCAGAAAATGTCGAAGTCCTATAACAATACCATTAGTCTTCGTGAAGAATCGGAAAGTGTGCGCAAGAAAATTCGCACCATGCCGACCGACCCGGCGCGTGTCCGGCGTACCGACCCGGGCAATCCGGCAGTGTGCCCGGTATGGCAGTTTCATCTGGTTTATTCCGACGATGAGACCTGTAAATGGGTTCAGCACGGCTGCACAACTGCAGAAATCGGCTGTCTTGACTGCAAATCCCCTGTTATAGAAAAGGTGCTGGCTGCGCAGGAACCGATGCATGATCGGGCAAGAATGTATGAGGAAGATCCGGTGCTGGTACGCAATATTATTGCCGACGGTTGCGAAAAGGCAAATCAGCTTGCCGAAGAAACAATGCGCGATGTTCGTGCAGCCATTGGACTGGATTATTCCTGA